In Virgibacillus sp. NKC19-16, a single genomic region encodes these proteins:
- a CDS encoding M20/M25/M40 family metallo-hydrolase codes for MQNWQTKEELTNLLSSLVNQQSITGSTAEIALPEYLYHLLAQKTYFQTNPTYLNLHPLNDGRHLLTALVKGKSNRKETVILLSHFDVVGVEDYGSLENLAFHPRELTKEMEQIRNDLPEAVRTELEDGDWLFGRGTMDMKAGLALHLSMLEKAIAGEFDGNILLLTVPDEEVNSQGMLTALPVLRQLQKSENLTFNACMNGEPMFTKYPGDPAKYMYTGSIGKVLPGFYCYGKESHVGEPFAGINPNLMLSFLSQQIELNESFIERIDDEVTPPPVSLMQRDLKEEYSVQTPHAAIAMYNVLYLKQPFEEINEKLLQGADRAAREIEGYMSQKAARFAEIASDFSMPDSTINVLMYEELYAEAVKRYGKEEITRRQNLLVSQREQGDRDFSTLLVQDLASMCKELSPMIVLFYSPPFYPAVSSHDDPLVKNVMDYVKKYTKRNHDIDLTVSEFFTGLSDLSFIGPASSNSKLQQLTTNMPLQNNGFIFPEDVMEQLTMPILNIGPFGKDPHQWTERLELTYSFDYLPAIITEAIHQLLEKKE; via the coding sequence AAAGAAGAACTTACGAATTTATTAAGCTCTCTCGTTAATCAGCAAAGTATTACAGGCAGTACAGCAGAAATTGCTTTGCCTGAGTATCTCTATCACTTATTAGCCCAAAAAACGTATTTTCAAACAAACCCCACGTATTTAAATTTACATCCATTAAACGATGGCAGACATCTTTTAACAGCATTAGTAAAAGGAAAATCTAATAGAAAAGAAACAGTTATTCTCTTAAGCCATTTTGATGTCGTAGGAGTAGAGGATTATGGCTCATTAGAAAACCTTGCCTTTCACCCAAGGGAATTGACAAAAGAAATGGAACAAATCAGGAACGATCTACCTGAAGCCGTGCGTACCGAATTAGAAGACGGTGATTGGCTATTTGGCAGGGGAACGATGGATATGAAAGCTGGTCTCGCATTGCATCTATCAATGCTTGAAAAAGCCATCGCCGGGGAGTTTGACGGGAATATATTATTACTTACTGTACCGGATGAAGAGGTAAATTCTCAAGGGATGCTTACTGCCTTACCTGTTTTAAGACAATTGCAAAAGAGTGAAAATTTAACGTTTAATGCTTGTATGAACGGAGAACCAATGTTTACTAAATACCCAGGAGACCCCGCTAAATATATGTATACTGGTTCAATAGGAAAAGTATTACCAGGGTTTTATTGCTATGGGAAAGAATCACATGTTGGAGAGCCCTTTGCCGGAATAAACCCGAATTTGATGCTCAGTTTCTTATCACAGCAGATTGAATTAAATGAGTCGTTTATTGAAAGGATAGATGATGAGGTAACTCCCCCACCAGTAAGCTTAATGCAGCGCGACCTAAAAGAGGAATATTCGGTGCAGACACCACATGCCGCTATCGCTATGTACAATGTATTGTATTTAAAACAGCCTTTTGAAGAAATTAATGAAAAATTATTACAGGGCGCCGACAGGGCCGCTCGAGAAATCGAAGGATATATGTCACAAAAAGCGGCCAGATTCGCTGAGATTGCCTCTGACTTTTCTATGCCTGACTCAACGATAAATGTGCTGATGTACGAAGAGTTGTATGCTGAGGCTGTCAAACGGTATGGGAAAGAAGAAATAACACGCAGACAAAATTTACTCGTTAGCCAGCGGGAACAAGGGGATCGTGATTTTTCCACATTGCTCGTTCAGGATTTAGCATCGATGTGCAAGGAGTTGTCACCAATGATCGTCTTATTTTATAGCCCACCGTTCTATCCGGCTGTTTCATCACATGATGATCCGTTGGTTAAAAATGTCATGGATTATGTAAAGAAATATACAAAAAGAAACCATGATATTGACTTAACGGTATCGGAGTTCTTCACTGGTCTGTCTGATCTAAGCTTTATCGGACCTGCATCATCGAATAGTAAATTACAGCAATTAACAACAAACATGCCCTTGCAGAATAATGGGTTTATCTTTCCGGAGGATGTTATGGAACAATTAACGATGCCTATTTTAAATATTGGACCATTTGGAAAAGACCCACACCAATGGACCGAGCGGCTTGAGCTAACCTACAGCTTTGATTACCTGCCAGCGATTATCACAGAAGCTATTCATCAGCTCCTAGAGAAAAAAGAATAG
- a CDS encoding SDR family NAD(P)-dependent oxidoreductase, translated as MRYRLKNKKILITGASSGIGERIAWYIAENGGIPIMLARSIDKLEKQQQLLEQELRAVSFIYQVDLQNETELNAVMNDILLDHKQIHGLINNAGVGKFAYVKDITWQDVDHMYQLNVFALINMTKRTLVHFSQYQEGHIINIASQAAKISTPKSAVYASTKHAVLGFTNALRQEMTGTKINVTAVNLGPVRTNFFAQADPEGTYQRSVERYMLDPDRVAKKVVQHLFTTKREINLPYWMELGGKIYQLFPGLLERVLKRQFNKK; from the coding sequence ATGCGATATAGACTGAAAAATAAGAAAATACTGATCACCGGTGCCTCGAGTGGGATCGGTGAAAGAATTGCCTGGTATATAGCTGAAAATGGTGGTATTCCGATTATGCTTGCACGCTCTATTGATAAATTGGAAAAGCAACAACAGCTGCTTGAACAGGAATTACGAGCCGTGAGCTTTATTTATCAAGTCGATTTACAAAATGAAACGGAATTAAATGCTGTCATGAATGATATATTGCTGGACCATAAACAAATTCATGGATTAATTAATAATGCTGGTGTTGGAAAATTCGCTTATGTAAAAGATATAACGTGGCAAGATGTAGATCATATGTATCAATTAAATGTATTTGCATTAATCAACATGACTAAACGAACACTTGTACATTTTTCACAATATCAGGAAGGTCATATCATCAACATTGCTTCACAGGCTGCTAAAATTTCCACACCAAAGTCAGCTGTTTATGCTTCAACAAAACATGCTGTGCTTGGATTCACCAATGCACTAAGACAAGAGATGACCGGTACAAAGATAAACGTCACCGCGGTCAATCTAGGGCCGGTACGAACGAACTTCTTCGCTCAAGCAGATCCTGAAGGAACCTATCAAAGAAGTGTTGAACGTTATATGCTGGATCCGGATAGGGTTGCTAAAAAAGTCGTCCAGCATTTATTCACCACAAAACGTGAAATCAATCTGCCATATTGGATGGAACTCGGGGGCAAAATATATCAGCTTTTTCCGGGTTTGCTAGAACGTGTTTTGAAAAGACAATTTAATAAGAAATGA